From [Clostridium] symbiosum, a single genomic window includes:
- a CDS encoding amidohydrolase, with protein sequence MDKTLQSEAQYKGKEGWEDNTGNCNGGEDPYARITQIGDNIQEKLVRIRRDLHKHPETAWLEMRTSAVIAEKLTRLGYEVLTGKDVCREGNRLAVPDREILEEHYRRVKAEATIERKRNEDEGLEIPGYPEYLTSEMEQGYTGVVGILRCGDGPVVALRFDIDALPMEEDTSEAHRPHREGFASVNRKMMHACGHDCHAAIGLGTAEILASMREQLHGTVKLLFQPGEEGVRGANAMVAAGHLDGVDYFAGTHVAPDNTGDDGDVTPGTYGSLATCKYDVYFRGESAHAGGFPEKGKNAVLAAAHAVVALSGIARHSGGITRVNVGTIQGGTSSNVVADEAMISMEIRGETTEINGYMDQRAREICRAAAMMEGCTCEMKLMGHAPSQVSDLPFVERIASVVREHLPQYSVSSTPNAKNWGSEDIGFMMNRVQEQGGQAVYMRTTTTMASPQHTVLFDVDESVLKKGAVVFSSIVYDLLGEN encoded by the coding sequence ATGGATAAAACACTGCAAAGCGAAGCACAATATAAAGGAAAAGAAGGCTGGGAAGATAATACAGGAAACTGTAACGGCGGAGAGGATCCATACGCCAGGATTACTCAGATTGGGGATAACATACAGGAAAAACTGGTAAGGATCCGGAGAGATTTGCATAAACATCCCGAGACCGCATGGCTTGAGATGAGGACATCGGCGGTAATTGCGGAAAAACTGACACGGCTGGGTTATGAAGTCCTGACCGGTAAGGACGTGTGCAGAGAGGGAAACAGGCTGGCTGTTCCGGACCGGGAGATTCTGGAGGAGCATTACAGAAGGGTAAAGGCCGAAGCGACGATTGAGAGAAAGAGAAACGAGGATGAGGGGCTGGAGATACCCGGATATCCGGAATATCTTACAAGCGAGATGGAACAGGGATACACCGGCGTGGTCGGCATCCTGCGGTGCGGGGACGGGCCTGTCGTGGCGCTCCGGTTTGATATTGACGCACTTCCGATGGAGGAGGATACTTCGGAGGCACACCGGCCGCACAGGGAAGGTTTTGCTTCCGTCAACCGCAAAATGATGCACGCCTGCGGCCATGACTGTCATGCGGCCATCGGGCTTGGCACTGCGGAAATCCTGGCTTCGATGCGTGAACAGCTCCATGGAACGGTAAAACTTCTGTTTCAGCCGGGAGAAGAAGGGGTGAGGGGAGCAAATGCCATGGTGGCGGCGGGCCATCTGGACGGGGTGGATTATTTTGCCGGAACCCATGTGGCCCCCGATAATACCGGGGATGACGGAGATGTGACGCCCGGAACATACGGTTCCCTTGCTACATGCAAATACGATGTCTATTTCAGGGGAGAATCAGCCCATGCGGGAGGATTTCCCGAGAAGGGGAAGAATGCCGTTCTGGCTGCGGCCCACGCAGTGGTCGCCCTCTCCGGGATTGCACGCCACAGCGGAGGAATAACGAGGGTCAATGTCGGTACGATTCAGGGCGGCACAAGCAGCAATGTAGTGGCGGACGAGGCCATGATTTCCATGGAAATCCGCGGCGAGACGACGGAGATTAACGGCTACATGGATCAGAGGGCCCGGGAAATCTGCCGGGCGGCGGCAATGATGGAGGGCTGCACCTGTGAGATGAAACTGATGGGCCATGCGCCTTCCCAGGTGAGTGATCTTCCGTTTGTCGAGAGGATTGCCAGTGTGGTGAGGGAACATCTGCCCCAGTATTCCGTCAGCAGCACCCCGAATGCAAAGAACTGGGGCAGTGAAGACATCGGCTTTATGATGAACCGTGTCCAGGAGCAGGGAGGGCAGGCCGTTTACATGAGGACCACCACTACGATGGCGTCGCCGCAGCATACGGTTCTGTTTGATGTGGACGAGTCGGTTCTCAAAAAGGGAGCCGTGGTCTTTTCGTCCATCGTCTACGATTTGCTGGGAGAAAATTAA